A stretch of Salvelinus alpinus chromosome 4, SLU_Salpinus.1, whole genome shotgun sequence DNA encodes these proteins:
- the LOC139572377 gene encoding uncharacterized protein has translation MAQGFNTCFRNLPPLSSDSRTLNVPLDSEDSLAHHLESLIEHNDLSNTVVSPENISSDLNLSSNSFSNSNTSSDFVQQKYYDDVVWQDEGQPVHHEGQFNHTSNSLFAPARAASSSNCLSTSGADLNPHDLKQECDLLNPSIPEDYSDVSSCSESNVDRTGPSCEMLKNGSNDSPLVADDKKENECAWKSPKTNTGSPESMSTSESEVEEDQDEPPEKEKETFMMQENKYSKTSGAPESLSVSEDEGERDHLDGEAHEKDETCMEQDGQHTDSPSGDEESLTASVNERKKELNDEAQNSEEGCMEEEDRYSNVSSLEGQNEGIIVSESFKEKEEHSLSQGNMDLQGIDASNAQDSAHKLNDNTCAFEYLDSVKDNDSLKVAGQENGKSSSVICGLGLGGSNQTFESCLEFPENQSLKTRFQEIVGSGTQSTNSTYEESASDSIRGRGGKEDHSSFDFLERCLGLNNSGTEQKSCIENEWLRPIDESNVSSCLEEDQASQQNLMRHIEPPDLVRAGLENTRETFHKVFTADDEQEPPVLSECYGEPLSREDCMSDTEGNQERGETGSIDSTELNQEGGDSTIDNIEDERDFEDQAAQLKSSLHMRKCMHPIVLLRNSELKNDTDGAYQCAACQQATQSIDHLIEHHHCNHSENKFNFCQTCGTYLTCDSLAKKHQCGIIDENAQLSSNMKPQKRKSTEHAFHKCRYCTQTFYRFCDYNKHVQSHSGRTEHKCHRCGCNFSQCRSLNRHLREKKCQRRSSQVPVKQIQTTPRISIYKKGTVHPYVLPPNSRYANLPDCVVKLVDIFKEHVCRLCGKSFASSAKLYKHGYNVHHTKTRSYNVRPKCQNTYRSYKCQKCLMTFNYSSNFSRHKKRCKGAETNEKFKCPLCPRLFKYSYNRSRHLREQCIKDFTQGSSGKVDMKFRCPFCTTTFTNASNRHRHIRLVCLKEYIHNETSRTKAERQENVAQKETLNQNEPGLKCNYCPAVFAHSSGKYRHMRKHRLFENTGKKIKFRYSSIIPISNKSKASIEEPKDGPLSSEASSQPFSCLFCGKWFNTSYSLKKHICSMHMGDKPYRCLECGKRFGKEIHLVAHKKVHQRRIQCTVCKKILPTIGDLIQHRQSHIKKGMLQCPDCPSQFQYPVYLLRHMASHHKLQQEQPLKEKKQRHPSKLEPLGSLPPVKEQEEEEKLGCPLCPEVFHSGTELSSHCLNHVSESSSSQCPFCKRLFSSRTSLVRHIRIHTGEKPFSCQSCGAPFRRKEYLQLHQEKCPGPQSKQELPTIKESEDVSSKSLVTRIRKVYKCSYCPREFEKLPRLLLHHNGHMQNTVTPCPKCGKCYRQRRKLHERLCNGSNIKSIEPISTVWHPCRNCGRKFSRDYNRDVHERICNSVKPLQKTTSNFGNSNMHPCRNCGKSFTRSDNRNFHEKTCNSAKPLQKNTIEIRTSSRDKLQHKCPHCPSKFKYRSFLLRHIGSHTGEKYPCMHCGHSYGIQSRCLQHEAFCDGVNRQKPPSASLGEYKCNICTKIFMKSRNLRRHILTHTEVKPYRCKACDSCFSRHDHLKLHQSRCKGKRQRLEVRIAKISLADVGRGWQNNLNITDSGKQQGFDCSICSKIFPSHSIMSRHIAMSHAIRTVSSFTHEKSLKRHISISACQRFYAETKLSEKLNVTSPPSRETNRLLQRIQLQYKDKRKFKCTFCPRLFKSGEQLRVHTRLHTGEKPFGCSNCGERFIRRDYLQRHLNRCKGEPLDRVLCDRCGDVFSQDELENHQLTCVVKCKSPARSRTESTARSPPKGFSCANCSARFLLFSQLQHHFLNTHRDTPTNQASPLQEQLSSMVNIKEEPMDEGYGDTWQNSDNNLMLDQDSDPNDTNKPIKCPQCNLHFGNKGGFARHMCSHLGQYPFNCKKCNKGFWNKNLCRTHVRKCRLVKVTKEEVNTDSVITSELDPTLKETVLVFNQGSKTTGTGVLQTNFSCKDDLKDLTLQNSSGNQGKGRSSNDRRDSGQQVPGNKYQCSECDRSFTDGLLLISHLEDHGREELERKKKFCQPCGKTFANPSDLARHMRGHWNEKTFSCPECPQTFPCPSDLDIHRTCHDSNRPFVCKECQQRFWTSQSLENHQSQAHSKELIHTCHVCNKNYSIRSSLVKHIRMKHQTQKNMDVVIHVKEKETAVQEEFDMEVDVDGGSNASNDEDENDANEDNDSDSADYFPCHVCGKTFTTSESLEDHQRCHLGEKPHECAECGKCFFQAGQLQQHLRSHKSEYQCQICGRGFVSLFALRKHKHTHGKSRQHRCSKCPLSFTGPSQLAEHMGTHRDDNFPCDICDRTFSCKMSRAEHRKIHTETEDVPPERTASPSPIASSSTMKHLQYRCGVCNERFKEPEQLSEHGCMAARERPFSCHECNKHFLQASHLNKHELSHYQIPQSYVYRCNQCQMSFNYRHNFVSHLNKHGDDEAAAEALKGGSVTNAWETVSEKRTVYKCPICPHRFAHAIELASHLSIHSENTFACSVCKLTFPTKSKLAEHEQSHLTAATQYECTECCQSFLGSDFPQHHCARQQHAVIDHERPHLSNRRSMEEEVDVEEDFFNCTVCLMRFSSRGSLQQHLNKEHHNERPFKCQSCGKTFALKRYLRDHERRQHKFGTERAHPTYKATDSESQYKCSVCPKTLTSAHDLSLHMKVHTEQESGGDHRCDMCYKSFSRLSLLRQHQESHVGQVVYECTECDKAFAFPHLLEEHQKSHAAGP, from the coding sequence ATGGCTCAAGGATTTAACACTTGTTTTCGGAACCTTCCGCCATTGTCGTCAGATTCAAGGACTTTGAATGTGCCTTTGGATTCTGAAGATAGTTTGGCGCACCACCTTGAAAGCCTCATTGAGCATAATGACCTTTCCAACACTGTGGTTTCACCGGAAAACATTTCCTCGGACTTGAACTTGAGTTCAAACTCTTTCTCAAATTCCAATACTAGTTCTGATTTTGTACAACAGAAATACTATGATGACGTCGTTTGGCAAGATGAGGGTCAACCAGTACATCATGAAGGTCAGTTTAATCACACAAGCAACAGCCTCTTTGCACCAGCTAGAGCAGCCAGTTCAAGTAATTGCCTCTCAACTTCAGGTGCAGACCTAAACCCCCATGATCTTAAACAAGAATGTGACTTATTGAACCCTTCCATTCCAGAGGACTACTCAGATGTTAGTAGCTGCTCAGAGTCCAATGTTGACAGGACAGGGCCTTCTTGTGAAATGTTAAAAAATGGTTCAAATGATTCTCCACTGGTTGCAGATGACAAGAAGGAAAATGAATGTGCATGGAAGAGCCCAAAGACCAACACAGGTTCCCCAGAAAGCATGTCTACTTCAGAGAGTGAGGTAGAGGAGGATCAAGATGAACCCCCAGAGAAGGAAAAGGAGACATTCATGATGCAAGAGAATAAATACTCAAAGACCTCCGGTGCTCCAGAAAGCCTGTCTGTTTCAGAGGACGAGGGAGAAAGGGATCATCTGGATGGAGAAGCACATGAGAAAGATGAGACTTGCATGGAGCAAGATGGTCAACACACAGACTCTCCCTCAGGTGACGAAGAAAGTCTGACTGCCTCAGTGAATGAGAGAAAAAAGGAACTAAATGATGAAGCACAGAATTCAGAAGAGGGATGCATGGAGGAAGAGGATCGGTACTCAAATGTCAGTAGCCTAGAGGGCCAAAATGAAGGAATCATCGTAAGCGAGAGCTTTAAAGAGAAAGAAGAGCATTCATTATCCCAAGGAAATATGGACTTGCAGGGTATCGATGCATCCAACGCTCAAGATTCTGCTCACAAGCTGAATGATAATACCTGTGCCTTTGAATATCTGGATTCAGTTAAGGATAATGACTCTTTAAAGGTTGCTGGTCAAGAAAATGGCAAAAGTTCCTCTGTCATTTGTGGATTAGGCCTAGGGGGTAGCAATCAAACGTTTGAGTCTTGTTTGGAATTCCCTGAAAATCAATCGCTGAAAACTAGATTTCAGGAGATCGTTGGTAGTGGTACTCAAAGTACAAACTCAACCTATGAGGAAAGTGCAAGTGATTCCATTCGTGgaaggggagggaaagaggatcaCAGTAGCTTTGATTTTTTGGAGCGTTGTTTAGGTCTGAACAACTCCGGAACTGAACAAAAGTCCTGTATTGAAAATGAGTGGCTAAGACCTATCGATGAGTCAAATGTATCGTCTTGTCTGGAAGAGGACCAGGCATCCCAACAGAACCTAATGCGCCATATCGAGCCACCAGACCTTGTGAGAGCTGGTCTTGAAAACACAAGAGAGACATTTCATAAAGTATTCACGGCAGATGATGAGCAAGAACCCCCAGTGCTAAGTGAATGCTACGGTGAACCATTGTCAAGAGAAGATTGTATGAGTGACACCGAGGGTAATCAGGAAAGGGGGGAGACCGGGTCTATTGATTCAACTGAGTTGAACCAGGAGGGAGGAGATTCAACTATTGATAACATTGAAGACGAGAGGGATTTTGAGGACCAAGCAGCTCAGTTGAAATCCTCACTGCATATGAGGAAATGCATGCACCCTATTGTACTGCTCAGGAACTCTGAACTAAAAAATGACACAGATGGGGCTTACCAGTGTGCAGCGTGCCAACAGGCCACACAAAGTATAGACCATCTAATTGAGCACCACCATTGTAACCACTCTGAGAACAAATTCAATTTCTGTCAGACCTGTGGTACTTACTTGACATGTGATTCACTAGCCAAGAAACATCAGTGTGGTATTATTGATGAAAATGCACAACTCTCTTCTAATATGAAACCCCAGAAGAGAAAATCAACCGAGCATGCTTTTCACAAATGTAGATACTGCACACAGACATTTTACAGATTCTGTGATTACAACAAGCATGTGCAGAGCCACTCGGGTAGAACTGAACACAAGTGTCATAGGTGTGGTTGTAACTTTTCACAATGTCGTAGTCTGAACAGACATTTACGTGAAAAGAAATGCCAGCGTCGAAGTTCGCAAGTTCCTGTTAAACAGATTCAAACAACCCCACGTATCAGCATTTACAAAAAGGGAACTGTACATCCATATGTCCTCCCACCAAACAGCCGCTATGCCAATCTTCCAgattgtgttgtgaagctagtgGACATTTTCAAGGAGCATGTTTGTCGTCTTTGTGGGAAAAGCTTTGCAAGCAGTGCAAAACTCTACAAGCATGGATACAATGTACACCATACAAAAACTAGGTCATATAACGTTCGGCCTAAGTGTCAGAACACATACAGGTCATATAAGTGTCAGAAATGCCTGATGACATTCAATTATTCAAGCAATTTTAGCAGGCACAAGAAAAGATGCAAAGGAGCTGAGACGAATGAGAAATTCAAGTGCCCTCTCTGCCCACGCCTTTTCAAATATTCCTACAACCGGTCTCGCCATTTGCGCGAGCAGTGCATTAAAGACTTTACACAGGGAAGCTCGGGGAAAGTTGACATGAAATTTCGATGCCCCTTCTGCACCACCACCTTTACTAATGCTTCTAACCGACATAGACACATAAGACTGGTGTGCCTCAAGGAATATATACACAATGAGACTTCAAGGACCAAAGCTGAACGCCAGGAAAACGTGGCCCAGAAAGAAACACTGAATCAAAATGAGCCAGGTCTCAAATGCAACTACTGTCCGGCCGTTTTTGCTCATTCTTCTGGAAAGTACAGACAcatgaggaaacacaggttgttTGAAAACACTGGGAAAAAGATCAAGTTCAGGTATTCAAGCATAATTCCCATTTCTAACAAGTCCAAGGCTAGTATTGAGGAGCCCAAAGACGGTCCACtctccagtgaagccagcagccAGCCCTTTTCCTGTCTCTTCTGTGGAAAATGGTTTAACACTTCATATTCCCTGAAGAAACACATCTGTAGTATGCACATGGGTGACAAACCATATCGCTGCCTGGAATGTGGAAAACGTTTTGGGAAAGAAATCCATCTTGTTGCTCACAAAAAAGTGCACCAGCGAAGGATACAGTGTACTGTTTGCAAGAAGATACTTCCTACCATTGGGGACTTGATTCAACACAGGCAATCTCACATCAAAAAGGGCATGCTTCAGTGCCCAGACTGCCCATCGCAGTTCCAGTACCCCGTGTATCTTCTTCGACATATGGCATCACATCACAAACTTCAGCAAGAGCAGCCACTCAAAGAGAAAAAACAGAGGCACCCCTCAAAACTTGAGCCGCTTGGGTCCTTGCCACCAGTCAAAGAGCAGGAAGAGGAAGAAAAGTTGGGGTGCCCCCTATGCCCAGAGGTCTTTCACAGTGGCACAGAACTGAGTAGTCACTGCCTAAACCATGTATCGGAGTCCTCTTCAAGTCAGTGTCCGTTTTGTAAACGCCTCTTCTCTTCCCGCACATCTTTGGTGCGTCATATACGCATTCATACAGGGGAGAAACCATTTTCTTGTCAGAGTTGTGGAGCACCTTTTCGTCGAAAAGAATATCTCCAATTGCACCAAGAAAAGTGTCCAGGTCCACAAAGCAAGCAAGAACTGCCCACTATCAAAGAAAGTGAAGATGTCTCATCAAAATCTTTGGTGACAAGAATAAGGAAAGTATACAAATGTTCATACTGTCCTCGGGAATTTGAAAAATTGCCCCGTTTATTACTGCACCACAATGGCCACATGCAAAATACAGTAACCCCCTGTCCAAAATGTGGTAAATGTTACAGACAAAGGCGCAAGTTACATGAAAGACTTTGCAATGGCTCAAACATAAAATCTATAGAGCCAATCAGCACTGTGTGGCATCCTTGTAGGAATTGTGGGAGGAAGTTTTCAAGAGATTATAATCGAGATGTCCATGAGAGGATTTGCAACTCTGTAAAGCCCTTGCAAAAAACCACCAGCAATTTTGGCAACTCAAACATGCATCCTTGCAGGAATTGTGGAAAGTCCTTTACAAGGAGTGATAATCGGAATTTCCATGAGAAGACTTGCAACTCTGCCAAGCCCTTGCAAAAAAACACCATAGAAATTAGGACCAGTAGCAGGGACAAGTTGCAGCACAAATGCCCCCACTGTCCAAGCAAGTTCAAGTACAGAAGTTTTCTCCTGAGACATATTGGGTCACACACTGGAGAAAAATATCCATGCATGCACTGTGGTCACAGCTATGGAATCCAGTCACGATGCTTACAGCATGAAGCTTTCTGTGATGGTGTTAATAGACAAAAGCCACCAAGCGCCAGCCTTGGTGAATATAAGTGCAATATCTGCACAAAAATCTTCATGAAATCCCGAAACTTAAGGCGGCACATCCTAACGCACACAGAGGTAAAGCCATATCGCTGTAAGGCCTGTGACAGCTGTTTCTCCAGACATGATCATCTAAAACTGCACCAGAGTCGCTGCAAAGGGAAAAGACAACGTTTAGAGGTTCGCATTGCCAAAATTAGTCTTGCAGATGTTGGAAGGGGCTGGCAAAATAACCTGAACATTACCGATTCAGGAAAGCAACAAGGGTTTGACTGCAGCATATGTTCAAAGATCTTCCCCTCTCACAGCATTATGTCCCGACATATTGCCATGTCACATGCTATAAGAACCGTCAGTTCATTTACTCATGAAAAATCACTTAAGAGACATATAAGCATCAGTGCATGTCAAAGATTTTACGCAGAAACAAAGCTTTCAGAAAAGTTAAATGTTACAAGCCCACCATCTAGAGAGACAAACCGACTTCTACAGAGGATCCAGCTGCAATATAAAGACAAACGCaaattcaaatgtactttttgcCCTCGCCTTTTCAAAAGTGGTGAGCAATTGAGGGTGCACACCCGCCTGCATACAGGGGAGAAACCTTTTGGATGTTCTAATTGTGGTGAAAGATTTATCCGTAGGGACTACCTGCAGCGCCATTTGAACAGGTGCAAAGGGGAACCTCTTGACAGAGTGCTTTGTGACAGATGTGGCGACGTATTTTCGCAAGACGAACTCGAGAACCATCAACTGACATGTGTTGTCAAGTGTAAATCACCTGCCCGTAGTCGAACTGAGTCCACTGCTCGCAGTcccccaaaagggttctcctgtgCTAATTGCAGTGCCCGCTTCTTGCTGTTCTCACAGCTCCAGCATCACTTTCTCAACACGCATAGAGACACTCCAACAAATCAGGCTTCACCTCTACAGGAGCAGTTGTCTAGCATGGTGAACATAAAAGAGGAGCCTATGGATGAAGGATATGGTGACACTTGGCAGAATAGTGATAACAATCTCATGCTTGATCAAGACAGTGATCCAAATGATACGAACAAACCCATTAAATGTCCACAGTGCAACTTGCACTTTGGAAATAAGGGTGGATTTGCCAGACACATGTGTTCACATTTAGGACAGTACCCATTCAACTGCAAGAAATGCAATAAAGGCTTTTGGAACAAAAACTTATGTCGGACACATGTAAGGAAATGTAGACTTGTAAAGGTCACGAAGGAAGAAGTTAACACTGACTCTGTAATTACTTCAGAGCTGGATCCTACTCTTAAAGAGACTGTCCTAGTCTTCAACCAAGGTTCCAAAACAACAGGCACTGGGGTTTTGCAGACTAATTTCTCCTGCAAAGATGACTTGAAGGATTTAACACTGCAGAATTCCTCTGGAAATCAAGGCAAAGGAAGATCTTCCAATGATAGAAGAGATAGTGGTCAACAGGTCCCAGGCAACAAGTACCAGTGCTCAGAGTGCGATAGAAGTTTCACAGATGGGCTTCTGCTCATCAGCCATTTAGAGGACCATGGGCGCGAGGAGCTAGAAAGAAAAAAGAAATTCTGCCAGCCTTGTGGTAAGACGTTTGCTAATCCTTCAGACCTAGCAAGGCATATGAGAGGCCACTGGAATGAGAAGACCTTTTCTTGCCCAGAATGTCCACAGACTTTTCCCTGTCCTTCTGACCTTGACATCCATAGAACTTGTCATGACTCAAATAGACCATTTGTCTGCAAAGAGTGTCAACAAAGGTTTTGGACCAGTCAATCTTTAGAAAACCATCAAAGCCAAGCTCATTCAAAAGAACTAATTCATACATGCCATGTCTGTAACAAGAACTATTCAATCAGAAGTTCACTTGTTAAACATATTAGGATGAAGCATCAAACCCAGAAGAACATGGATGTTGTTATCCACGTGAAGGAAAAGGAGACAGCAGTGCAAGAGGAATTTGACATGGAAGTTGATGTGGATGGAGGAAGTAATGCAAGTAATGATGAAGATGAAAATGATGCTAATGAGGACAATGACTCTGACTCTGCAGACTACTTCCCCTGCCATGTCTGTGGGAAAACGTTCACCACATCAGAAAGCCTTGAGGATCACCAACGCTGTCACCTCGGTGAAAAACCTCATGAGTGTGCAGAATGTGGCAAATGTTTTTTCCAGGCAGGACAACTGCAACAGCACCTTCGGAGCCACAAGTCTGAGTATCAGTGTCAAATATGTGGCAGAGGTTTTGTCTCACTCTTTGCTTTACGCAAACACAAGCATACTCATGGAAAGAGCCGCCAACACCGTTGCTCCAAGTGCCCGCTCAGCTTCACAGGGCCCTCGCAGCTGGCAGAGCACATGGGCACCCACCGCGATGACAATTTCCCTTGTGATATATGTGATCGCACATTCTCCTGCAAGATGAGTCGGGCAGAGCACCGGAAAATCCACACTGAGACAGAGGATGTTCCACCAGAGAGGACTGCATCCCCCTCTCCTATTGCCTCTTCCTCTACAATGAAGCACCTTCAATATCGTTGTGGGGTTTGTAATGAACGTTTCAAAGAACCAGAACAACTGTCTGAGCATGGGTGCATGGCTGCCAGAGAGCGACCTTTTTCATGCCATGAATGTAATAAGCATTTCTTGCAAGCGTCTCACTTAAATAAGCACGAGCTCAGTCACTACCAAATACCACAATCATACGTGTATCGGTGCAATCAATGCCAGATGAGTTTCAACTACCGTCACAATTTTGTCAGTCATTTAAATAAACACGGTGACGATGAGGCTGCAGCAGAAGCTCTGAAAGGAGGCTCAGTGACAAATGCTTGGGAAACTGTTTCAGAGAAGAGAACAGTTTACAAATGCCCAATTTGCCCTCACAGGTTTGCTCATGCCATAGAATTGGCAAGTCACCTTTCAATACACTCTGAGAACACATTTGCTTGCAGTGTTTGCAAGTTGACATTTCCCACCAAAAGCAAGCTTGCTGAACATGAGCAGAGCCATCTGACTGCTGCAACACAATACGAGTGCACTGAGTGTTGTCAGAGCTTCTTGGGCAGTGATTTCCCCCAGCATCACTGTGCACGTCAGCAACATGCTGTTATAGACCATGAACGCCCACATCTGTCTAATAGACGGTcaatggaggaagaggtggatgTTGAGGAGGACTTCTTTAATTGTACTGTCTGCTTAATGCGATTCTCTTCTCGCGGTAGTCTCCAGCAGCATCTAAACAAAGAGCATCACAATGAACGGCCATTCAAGTGCCAGTCTTGTGGAAAGACCTTTGCTCTGAAGAGATATCTCAGAGACCATGAGCGAAGACAACATAAGTTTGGCACTGAACGAGCCCACCCGACATACAAAGCCACGGACAGTGAGAGCCAGTACAAGTGCTCAGTTTGCCCCAAAACATTAACCTCGGCACACGACCTGTCATTGCATATGAAAGTGCACACCGAACAGGAATCTGGAGGAGACCACCGTTGTGACATGTGCTACAAATCATTCAGTCGACTGTCTCTTCTCAGGCAGCATCAAGAAAGTCATGTTGGGCAAGTTGTATATGAATGCACAGAGTGTGACAAAGCGTTTGCTTTCCCACATCTTCTAGAGGAACATCAAAAGTCTCATGCTGCTGGACCATAA
- the LOC139572383 gene encoding zinc finger protein 83, whose protein sequence is MDYVSSAEPDVDAFICTECGDGFRRYLDLVKHITVHERLRTHERTDLFSLDSLPNGFQVPREYALHENGTFIVVDRSGPSNNPSSVKQPSSTPSPYQNSKTIVLKTKPAKTDLRVNTVSHSECRSVSPLKQYRCETCGKLFNNQLSLQQHQQYRNLEQGYKCTLCCKIFTDKERLREHLQEHAHEIFYCCGQCGKRFLKQETLYAHQKEQHGSLGLKQMGKSDNGQENIIQKTYPCKKCNLCFFWLSDLQSHLLSHSKDKPLSVNSSSKIEQQSQKDELSHTIEYIDSTPTDVTKQYSSSTPTTDVTKQYSSDATVDVKTHNGKSDSKTPSSFRPYRCGLCGDRFQQLTDLKEHHLTHQTQEEIDKLNKDSESQRVVKRRRRYTGIECIVTKAPARKGGRPPLYKKGSGTKLHPCKHCHRVFSHSSSLSRHNRSHKGTLHTCVLCGKHFPQRCDVRRHIAMYHKPELEKKPSLKYLALHSKPDGGSQLNSDVLEQNASSEGKPKKSLDSVVAELDSDDQQTTSTGEVSAAPKARRNYKCDQCGKKFGLLCVYQRHLRYHKREPGSEMVKCPRCPSRFRSSSALGRHLEIHPSQSSGETDMEGRASPTADSNPDLDSDQDNAKDLVGHGDIDDVKGGNGEKIGPAEVLYECTECTETFSSLQKFLKHQSSHGSDNLG, encoded by the coding sequence ATGGATTACGTAAGCTCCGCTGAACCAGATGTTGATGCCTTCATCTGCACAGAATGTGGGGATGGATTCAGGCGCTACCTTGACTTGGTTAAACACATTACTGTTCATGAACGACTCAGAACTCATGAACGAacagatttattttcccttgacAGTTTACCCAATGGGTTTCAAGTTCCCCGTGAATATGCTCTCCATGAAAATGGAACTTTCATAGTGGTTGACAGATCTGGACCATCAAACAACCCTTCTTCTGTCAAACAGCCATCTTCAACTCCTTCACCTTATCAGAATTCAAAGACCATTGTACTCAAAACTAAGCCAGCAAAAACTGATCTACGTGTCAACACAGTGTCTCACTCCGAGTGCCGCAGTGTCTCTCCTCTAAAACAGTACCGATGCGAAACGTGTGGAAAATTGTTTAACAACCAGCTGAGTTTACAACAACATCAACAGTATCGTAATTTAGAGCAAGGTTATAAGTGCACCTTGTGTTGCAAGATCTTCACAGATAAAGAGAGGCTAAGGGAACATCTCCAAGAACATGCCCATGAAATATTTTACTGCTGTGGTCAGTGTGGAAAACGCTTTCTGAAACAAGAGACCCTGTATGCTCATCAAAAAGAGCAGCATGGATCGCTGGGGCTCAAACAAATGGGGAAGTCTGACAATGGTCAGGAAAacataatacagaaaacatatccCTGTAAGAAGTGTAATCTGTGTTTTTTCTGGCTCTCCGACTTGCAGAGCCACTTACTCAGTCATTCCAAAGACAAACCATTATCTGTCAACTCTTCATCCAAAATCGAGCAACAGTCTCAGAAAGATGAGCTATCACATACCATCGAGTACATCGACAGCACCCCTACCGATGTTACTAAACAGTACAGCAGCAGCACCCCTACTACCGATGTGACCAAACAGTACAGCAGTGACGCAACTGTTGATGTGAAGACCCACAATGGCAAATCTGATTCCAAAACACCATCCTCTTTCAGACCATACCGCTGTGGTTTGTGTGGAGATCGCTTCCAGCAGTTAACAGACTTGAAGGAGCATCATCTTACCCATCAAACACAAGAAGAAATTGACAAGTTAAATAAGGATTCAGAGTCACAAAGAGTTGTAAAAAGGCGGCGAAGGTATACTGGCATTGAGTGCATCGTAACAAAAGCACCTGCAAGGAAGGGAGGAAGGCCCCCACTTTATAAAAAAGGCTCTGGGACAAAATTACATCCATGCAAGCACTGCCACCGTGTATTCAGTCACTCTAGTAGTCTTTCTCGGCACAATAGATCCCACAAGGGGACTCTTCACACTTGTGTTCTCTGTGGGAAACATTTTCCACAACGCTGTGATGTCCGGAGGCATATAGCCATGTATCACAAACCTGAATTAGAGAAGAAGCCAAGTCTTAAGTACTTGGCATTGCATTCTAAACCAGATGGTGGTTCCCAATTGAATTCTGATGTGTTGGAACAGAATGCGTCATCTGAAGGAAAACCCAAGAAGTCTTTAGACAGTGTTGTTGCAGAATTGGACAGTGACGATCAACAAACCACATCTACTGGAGAAGTGTCCGCTGCTCCTAAGGCACGGAGGAACTACAAGTGTGACCAATGTGGGAAAAAGTTTGGGCTGCTGTGTGTGTACCAACGGCATTTGCGGTACCACAAAAGGGAACCGGGTAGTGAAATGGTTAAGTGCCCTCGCTGCCCAAGTCGTTTCCGGAGTTCGTCTGCTCTAGGGCGCCATCTTGAGATTCACCCAAGTCAGTCAAGCGGGGAAACAGACATGGAAGGACGGGCATCTCCCACTGCTGACTCCAATCCAGACCTGGACTCTGACCAAGACAATGCAAAGGATTTAGTGGGTCATGGGGACATTGATGATGTCAAGGGTGGGAATGGTGAAAAAATTGGTCCAGCAGAGGTGCTGTATGAATGCACTGAGTGTACAGAGACTTTTTCCTCCTTGCAGAAGTTTCTGAAGCACCAGAGTTCTCATGGGTCCGATAACCTTGGATAA